Proteins encoded together in one Quercus lobata isolate SW786 chromosome 3, ValleyOak3.0 Primary Assembly, whole genome shotgun sequence window:
- the LOC115981814 gene encoding uncharacterized protein LOC115981814, with product MYQKEYEREHLPRQPDYLYRDAIPAQRETLSIDPLYINEKEYQAYGLGARRELPPAVPVATVTSATALGSYANDPYYAYRYGALSGDPYLPSVRREEVPSRSYSVGGTFPAETAHLRRIETDQGADRLYSTYAADALLRYNQTENRPVAQPEAVSVTVSSRYSFAGPSFSFR from the coding sequence ATGTACCAGAAAGAATATGAAAGAGAGCACCTTCCAAGACAGCCAGACTATCTATACAGGGATGCCATCCCTGCGCAGAGAGAAACTCTTAGTATTGACCCTCTCTACATTAATGAGAAAGAGTATCAGGCTTATGGTCTTGGTGCTAGACGAGAATTGCCACCCGCAGTTCCTGTAGCAACTGTGACATCTGCTACTGCTTTAGGCTCCTATGCAAATGATCCATATTACGCCTATCGTTATGGTGCTTTATCAGGGGACCCATATTTACCATCTGTGAGGAGAGAGGAAGTCCCTTCCAGATCTTATTCTGTTGGTGGAACGTTTCCAGCAGAGACTGCACATTTACGCAGGATAGAGACTGATCAAGGAGCGGATAGGTTATACTCCACATATGCTGCTGATGCCCTACTGCGTTATAACCAGACAGAGAACCGTCCGGTTGCCCAGCCTGAAGCTGTATCTGTCACAGTTTCATCTCGGTACTCTTTTGCGGGTCCATCATTCTCATTCCGCTGA